From the Ruania alkalisoli genome, one window contains:
- the wecB gene encoding non-hydrolyzing UDP-N-acetylglucosamine 2-epimerase, which yields MRIVSVVGARPQFVKLAPVAAACRAAGVEHVIVHTGQHYDALLSDVFFSALHIPEPDVQLGIGSGSHGEQTGAMLAALEPVLRSQDPDWVLVYGDTNSTLAAALAAVKLHLPVAHLEAGLRSFNRRMPEEHNRVLTDHAADLLLAPTQVAASHLAREGLAERTVVVGDVMTDVVHQVAGAVSGADVLERLGVQAGGFSVATLHRAENTDDAGRLAAIVDGLTAVDHPVLLLAHPRLRAKADEHGVVLGSGGVRVLDPLGYPDLVALVSQARGVITDSGGLQKEAFELRVPCTTVRTETEWVETVELGWNVLVGPGEIAAAATRARPEDTDAAPYGDGHAAQRVVEVLAERAGRRG from the coding sequence GTGCGCATCGTGAGTGTGGTCGGGGCCAGGCCCCAGTTCGTCAAGCTCGCCCCCGTGGCCGCTGCGTGCCGGGCGGCCGGCGTAGAGCACGTGATCGTGCACACGGGGCAGCACTACGACGCACTGCTCTCGGACGTGTTCTTCAGCGCGCTGCACATCCCGGAACCAGACGTGCAACTAGGCATCGGCTCCGGGAGCCACGGAGAGCAGACCGGGGCGATGCTCGCGGCGCTGGAGCCGGTGCTGCGGTCGCAGGATCCGGACTGGGTGCTGGTGTACGGGGACACGAACTCGACGCTCGCCGCGGCGCTGGCGGCGGTGAAGCTGCACCTGCCGGTGGCGCACCTAGAGGCTGGGCTGCGCTCGTTCAACCGCCGCATGCCCGAGGAGCACAACCGGGTGCTGACCGATCATGCCGCTGATCTGCTGCTGGCGCCGACGCAGGTGGCCGCCTCACATCTGGCGCGCGAGGGGTTGGCCGAGCGGACCGTGGTGGTCGGGGACGTGATGACCGATGTGGTGCATCAGGTGGCGGGAGCCGTCTCTGGTGCGGACGTGCTGGAGCGGCTCGGGGTGCAGGCGGGCGGCTTCAGCGTGGCGACGCTGCACCGGGCGGAGAACACCGACGACGCTGGGCGGTTGGCGGCCATCGTGGACGGGCTGACGGCGGTGGATCATCCGGTGCTGCTGCTGGCGCATCCGCGGTTGCGGGCGAAGGCTGATGAGCACGGGGTTGTGCTGGGATCTGGTGGTGTCCGGGTGCTTGATCCGCTCGGCTACCCGGACCTGGTGGCGCTCGTCTCGCAGGCGCGCGGGGTGATCACCGACTCCGGTGGGCTACAGAAGGAAGCCTTCGAGCTGCGGGTGCCGTGCACGACAGTGCGGACGGAGACCGAGTGGGTGGAGACCGTGGAGCTGGGGTGGAATGTGCTGGTCGGTCCCGGGGAGATCGCGGCGGCCGCGACGCGGGCGCGGCCGGAGGATACCGATGCGGCGCCGTATGGGGATGGGCATGCGGCTCAGAGGGTGGTGGAGGTGCTGGCCGAGAGGGCGGGTCGCAGGGGCTGA
- a CDS encoding DUF4351 domain-containing protein, which yields MTSTAEQYIQRGRGEGLQQGVQQGRRQSQAATLTRLLTQKFGPLPEHHQDRIQHATTDELDTWTDRILTASTLEGIFR from the coding sequence ATGACCAGCACCGCCGAGCAGTACATCCAACGAGGCCGGGGCGAAGGCCTCCAACAAGGGGTGCAACAAGGCCGGCGCCAATCGCAGGCCGCGACCCTCACCCGCCTCCTCACCCAGAAGTTCGGCCCCCTCCCCGAACACCACCAGGACCGTATCCAGCACGCCACCACCGACGAGCTCGACACCTGGACCGACCGCATCCTCACCGCCTCGACACTCGAGGGCATCTTCCGCTAG
- a CDS encoding Rpn family recombination-promoting nuclease/putative transposase produces the protein MIAHQSSPDPLMPFRLLEYAVRIWRRHLDQHPGATRLSTVLPVVVHHNPARPDRPWSAPTGLTDILDLEPGTAAAMAPYLPRLEFLLEDLAAIDINELRAQPLTAEARLTLVVLKSVTSSLRPDVDLDAFADDLAAVINRSDPHDSGEESLFGLIMRYVLLVGTHHQKTTKRCSPASDPPHGRPT, from the coding sequence CTGATCGCGCACCAGTCGAGCCCCGATCCGCTGATGCCGTTCCGGTTGTTGGAGTACGCGGTGCGGATTTGGCGTCGTCACCTTGACCAGCACCCCGGTGCGACCCGGCTATCGACAGTTCTCCCGGTGGTGGTTCATCACAACCCGGCCCGCCCTGACCGGCCGTGGTCGGCACCGACCGGCTTGACCGACATCCTCGACCTCGAACCAGGCACTGCCGCAGCGATGGCCCCGTATCTGCCCCGGTTGGAGTTCCTCCTCGAAGACCTCGCCGCGATTGACATCAACGAGTTGCGGGCACAACCGTTGACAGCGGAGGCCCGGCTAACGCTAGTGGTACTCAAGAGTGTCACCAGCAGCCTTCGCCCGGACGTGGACCTGGATGCGTTCGCGGACGACCTGGCCGCCGTCATCAACCGCAGCGATCCTCATGATTCCGGCGAGGAGAGCCTGTTCGGACTTATCATGAGATACGTCCTCCTGGTCGGGACGCACCACCAGAAAACTACGAAGCGTTGTTCACCCGCATCGGACCCACCGCACGGGAGGCCTACATGA
- a CDS encoding glycosyltransferase: MKVWVLSFSTITEDARVLKQVRVLAAEHEVTTVGYGPAPAEAVAHYEIPAELVAWHKDRLSLILRRYSRVQARNAVIAHLRATLPVGEADVVVANDADTVPLAFGLQPRRGVHVDLHEYAPRENEESWRWRLFVAPYYRWIVRRFVARAASVTTVGQGLAAEYRREFGIEVGVVENATAFHEAEPGPVGAPIRLVHSGNARRNRTLELMIDAVAVTSTDVTLDLYLMPNDPAYLAELKERADGVRVRVLDPVPYADLVPTLTAYDIGVFVLPPLTFNYRWTLPNKFFDFVQARLGIIVGPSPEMAALVREHGLGEVTEDFTTASLTRALDGLDPQRVAEWKAASHALAPQVAAERRSGGWVEAVRALERGTGPV, translated from the coding sequence GTGAAGGTCTGGGTGCTCTCATTCTCGACCATCACCGAGGATGCGCGCGTGCTCAAGCAGGTGCGGGTGCTGGCGGCCGAGCACGAGGTGACCACGGTCGGTTACGGGCCGGCCCCGGCCGAGGCAGTGGCCCACTATGAGATCCCTGCGGAGCTGGTGGCCTGGCACAAGGACCGCCTGAGTCTCATCCTGCGCCGGTACTCCCGCGTGCAGGCGAGGAACGCCGTCATCGCGCATCTGCGCGCCACGCTGCCGGTCGGGGAGGCGGACGTGGTGGTGGCCAATGACGCCGACACCGTGCCGCTGGCGTTCGGGCTCCAGCCGCGGCGCGGCGTGCATGTGGACCTGCATGAGTACGCCCCGCGGGAGAACGAGGAGTCGTGGCGGTGGCGGCTGTTCGTGGCGCCGTACTACCGGTGGATCGTGCGCCGGTTCGTGGCGCGGGCGGCGTCGGTGACCACGGTGGGGCAGGGGCTGGCGGCGGAGTATCGGCGCGAGTTCGGTATCGAGGTGGGTGTGGTGGAGAACGCCACGGCCTTCCATGAGGCCGAGCCCGGTCCGGTGGGAGCGCCAATCCGGCTGGTGCACTCGGGCAACGCGCGGCGCAATCGCACGCTGGAGCTGATGATCGACGCGGTCGCCGTCACCAGCACGGACGTGACGCTGGACCTGTATCTGATGCCGAACGACCCGGCGTATCTGGCGGAATTGAAGGAGAGGGCGGATGGGGTGCGTGTACGGGTGCTGGATCCGGTGCCCTATGCCGACCTGGTGCCGACCCTGACGGCCTACGACATCGGCGTGTTCGTGCTGCCGCCGCTGACGTTCAACTACCGGTGGACGCTGCCGAACAAGTTCTTCGACTTCGTGCAGGCGCGGCTCGGCATCATCGTGGGCCCCTCGCCGGAGATGGCTGCCCTGGTGCGCGAGCACGGGCTGGGGGAGGTCACCGAGGATTTCACGACGGCGTCCCTCACCCGGGCGCTGGACGGTCTCGATCCGCAGCGGGTGGCCGAGTGGAAGGCGGCTTCGCACGCGCTAGCGCCGCAGGTGGCCGCGGAGCGCAGGTCGGGCGGCTGGGTGGAGGCGGTGCGGGCGCTGGAGCGGGGGACTGGCCCAGTCTGA
- a CDS encoding glycosyltransferase, which produces MTDPETVPPEQIPDGDSDPGQLEDALGGALREAQLRTKDGHIPRVAILVYNDAHADTRVLKTAATLREAGCEVRILAVARERAGYPEGSETLPNGVQIVRLPEFQLARSAPWLADAYRWVLARLRRVAGAEEPATSTTSTHPTSPPTEPTGTPAPAVAAKPVGALLDVWLRTYRTVSLAIYWRAAISDGVAFHPDVIHANDGNTLAPAMRIARHTGAAIVYDAHELWRRRNVRPRPVAPHVEHLLERLGIRRAAAVITVSPSIATWLHRTYRLRRRPQLVRNIPPAAPVPDPATGVLRERAGLAATDQVIAYGGRITTSRGIEETIDALAHLPVHVHLVLLGYGEEDYLAVVRRRAAEAGVSDRVHLVGAVASHEVATALADADVSVVYVRPTCLSYEFSLPNKLFESIHAGLPIVAADLPDTKTVVTEHGVGAVFSVTGGAEDLAAAIERVLADPEPFREAAQAAARELTWEGEARVLLGEYERVLAGVRT; this is translated from the coding sequence GTGACCGATCCCGAGACCGTCCCGCCCGAGCAGATCCCCGACGGCGACTCCGACCCCGGCCAGCTCGAGGACGCCCTCGGCGGTGCCTTGCGAGAGGCACAGTTGCGGACCAAGGACGGGCACATCCCGCGGGTGGCGATCCTCGTCTACAACGACGCCCATGCCGACACCCGGGTGCTGAAGACCGCCGCCACGCTGCGCGAAGCGGGGTGCGAGGTGCGCATCCTCGCGGTCGCGAGGGAGCGGGCCGGCTACCCCGAGGGCAGTGAGACGCTCCCGAACGGGGTGCAGATCGTGCGACTGCCGGAGTTCCAGCTGGCGCGCTCGGCACCGTGGCTGGCTGACGCCTACCGATGGGTGCTGGCCCGGCTACGGCGGGTCGCGGGGGCCGAGGAACCGGCTACCTCCACGACATCAACGCACCCCACATCCCCTCCCACGGAACCGACCGGGACTCCGGCGCCGGCCGTCGCCGCGAAACCCGTTGGCGCGCTGCTGGATGTGTGGCTGCGCACCTACCGCACCGTCAGCCTGGCGATCTACTGGCGGGCCGCGATCTCGGACGGCGTCGCCTTCCACCCGGATGTCATCCACGCCAACGATGGCAACACCCTTGCCCCGGCCATGCGCATCGCCCGGCACACCGGCGCCGCGATCGTCTACGACGCCCACGAGCTGTGGCGCAGGCGCAACGTGCGCCCCCGGCCGGTGGCCCCGCATGTGGAGCACCTGCTCGAACGCCTCGGCATCCGCCGTGCCGCTGCGGTGATCACCGTCTCCCCGAGCATCGCCACCTGGCTGCACCGCACGTACCGCCTCCGGCGCCGCCCCCAGTTGGTCCGCAACATCCCGCCCGCGGCCCCCGTGCCCGACCCGGCGACCGGGGTGCTGCGCGAACGTGCCGGCCTGGCCGCCACCGACCAGGTGATCGCCTACGGCGGGCGCATCACCACCAGCCGCGGCATCGAGGAGACGATCGACGCCCTGGCGCACCTACCGGTCCACGTGCACCTGGTGCTGCTGGGCTATGGCGAGGAGGACTACCTGGCCGTGGTGCGCCGTCGGGCAGCGGAAGCGGGCGTGAGCGACCGGGTGCACCTGGTGGGAGCGGTAGCCTCGCACGAGGTGGCCACGGCGCTCGCGGATGCGGACGTGTCGGTGGTGTACGTGCGCCCCACCTGCCTGAGCTACGAGTTCTCGCTGCCGAACAAGTTGTTCGAGTCGATTCACGCGGGGCTGCCGATCGTGGCCGCCGACCTGCCCGACACCAAGACGGTGGTGACCGAGCACGGGGTGGGGGCGGTGTTCAGCGTGACCGGGGGTGCCGAGGATCTGGCCGCAGCGATCGAGCGGGTGCTGGCCGATCCGGAGCCGTTCCGCGAGGCCGCGCAGGCGGCGGCGCGCGAGCTCACCTGGGAGGGTGAAGCACGGGTGCTGCTGGGCGAGTACGAGCGGGTGCTCGCTGGAGTCCGGACGTGA
- a CDS encoding ABC transporter ATP-binding protein, translated as MGVLWRTVRELLAVLPAGSTRFIIAFAIASSALAILDVAALGLLALTLTPLLSGTDITVPVVGLTLANDQLPWLLGAVGVLIVTKSVLAITLQWLATRRFARFEQELGAQLLDSFFDAPWTDRLGRNSTDLVRATDVGVATTVTGVLIPAAMLSGELVTFIAVLGVLLVAQPVMALVAIAYFGLIGAVLYLWVLRKAVAAGRRNREHSTRSVRLVSEMVHSLKEITLRGKGPEVAEVVRAERLISSRARANMSFLGVVPRYVLEAGLIGGLALGAGVGYLQNADGGPDAAVQGALSAVALFAVAGFRIVPSLTRFQSIMAQTGASMPFAQQVLTEIRAATTRREAAPPADGRKIPDGARSLAVRDVSFRYPSSDVDAVHEVSFDLPFGRSLALVGASGSGKSTLVDLLLGLLQPTSGRLLVGDVPMTEVLADWRSRVGYVPQEVSLFDSTVAQNVALTWDAGQVDEARVRRALERAQLLDVIEAREGGIHARVGERGLALSGGQRQRLGIARALYTDPLVLVMDEATSALDTSTEAAVTTAINDLAGEVTIVVVAHRLATIRHSDTVCFMRDGELVAHGTFQQVVAAEPDFAQQAALAGLVEEPNVDEPGVDEPSVDEPGVDEPSVDQPYADESSNENGPA; from the coding sequence ATGGGCGTGTTGTGGCGCACCGTGCGCGAGCTGCTCGCTGTGCTTCCCGCGGGCAGCACCCGCTTCATCATCGCCTTCGCGATCGCCTCCTCGGCCCTGGCGATCCTGGACGTCGCGGCACTCGGTCTGCTCGCCCTCACCCTCACCCCGCTGCTCTCCGGTACCGACATCACCGTCCCGGTGGTCGGCCTCACCCTCGCCAACGATCAGCTGCCGTGGCTGCTCGGCGCGGTTGGCGTGCTGATCGTGACCAAGAGCGTCCTGGCGATCACCCTTCAGTGGCTGGCCACCCGCCGCTTCGCCCGGTTCGAGCAGGAGCTCGGCGCCCAGCTGCTCGACTCCTTCTTCGACGCCCCCTGGACCGACCGCCTCGGCCGCAACTCCACCGACCTCGTGCGCGCCACCGACGTCGGCGTGGCCACCACCGTGACCGGGGTGCTCATCCCGGCGGCGATGCTTTCCGGGGAGCTTGTCACGTTCATCGCAGTGCTCGGCGTGCTGCTGGTGGCCCAGCCGGTGATGGCGCTGGTGGCGATTGCCTACTTCGGCCTCATCGGCGCGGTGCTGTACCTGTGGGTGTTGCGCAAGGCCGTCGCCGCGGGACGCCGCAACCGGGAGCACTCCACCCGCTCGGTGCGCCTGGTCAGTGAGATGGTGCACTCGCTGAAGGAGATCACCCTGCGCGGCAAGGGCCCGGAGGTGGCGGAGGTGGTGCGCGCCGAACGCCTCATCTCCTCCCGCGCCCGCGCGAACATGTCCTTCCTCGGCGTCGTCCCCCGCTATGTCCTCGAGGCGGGCCTCATCGGTGGCCTCGCCCTGGGCGCCGGCGTGGGCTACCTGCAGAACGCCGACGGCGGACCTGACGCGGCCGTGCAAGGTGCCCTGAGCGCGGTGGCGCTGTTCGCCGTCGCCGGCTTCCGGATCGTGCCCTCCCTCACGAGGTTCCAGTCGATCATGGCCCAGACGGGCGCCTCGATGCCGTTCGCCCAGCAGGTGCTCACCGAGATCCGGGCGGCTACCACCCGGCGCGAGGCCGCACCGCCGGCCGATGGCCGGAAGATTCCCGACGGCGCCCGCTCGCTCGCCGTCCGGGACGTCTCCTTCCGCTATCCCAGCAGTGACGTCGACGCCGTGCACGAGGTGTCTTTCGACCTGCCGTTCGGGCGTTCGCTCGCGCTGGTGGGCGCCTCCGGTTCGGGCAAGTCGACCCTGGTGGACCTGCTGTTGGGTCTGCTGCAGCCGACGTCGGGCCGCCTGCTGGTGGGGGACGTACCGATGACCGAGGTGCTCGCCGACTGGCGCTCCCGGGTGGGCTACGTGCCGCAGGAGGTGTCCTTGTTCGACTCCACGGTGGCGCAGAACGTGGCGCTGACGTGGGATGCCGGCCAGGTGGACGAGGCTCGGGTGCGCCGCGCGCTGGAGCGGGCGCAGCTGCTGGATGTGATCGAGGCCCGTGAGGGCGGTATTCATGCCCGGGTGGGGGAGCGGGGCCTGGCGCTCTCGGGTGGGCAGCGCCAGCGGCTGGGGATCGCCCGGGCGCTGTACACCGACCCGCTGGTGCTGGTGATGGATGAGGCCACCTCCGCGTTGGACACCTCCACCGAGGCGGCCGTGACCACCGCGATCAACGATCTGGCCGGCGAGGTGACGATCGTGGTGGTGGCGCACCGATTGGCCACGATCCGTCACAGCGACACGGTGTGCTTCATGCGCGATGGCGAACTGGTGGCGCACGGGACCTTCCAGCAGGTGGTGGCCGCTGAACCGGACTTCGCCCAGCAGGCGGCGCTGGCAGGGCTCGTCGAGGAGCCCAATGTCGACGAGCCCGGTGTTGACGAGCCGAGCGTCGATGAGCCCGGCGTCGATGAACCCAGTGTTGACCAGCCCTATGCCGACGAGTCCAGCAACGAGAACGGACCAGCGTGA
- a CDS encoding DUF4351 domain-containing protein, protein MPSAGDGPLAGRSFDPFSGLTRSFGPLEHGCLAAPGSAARPTLVVLKTITSSLHPDVDLAAFADDLAAAINRSDPHDSGEESLFGLIMRYVLLVGDAPPEDYEALFTRLGPAAQEAYMSTTYDQIIQRGRGEGLQQGRRQSQAETLARLLTQKFGPLPEHHQDRIQHATTDELDTWTDRILTASTLEDVFR, encoded by the coding sequence GTGCCCAGTGCTGGTGACGGCCCGCTCGCGGGCCGATCTTTCGACCCCTTCTCGGGTTTGACCCGGAGTTTCGGGCCCCTGGAGCACGGCTGTCTCGCGGCTCCTGGGAGCGCGGCCCGGCCAACGCTGGTGGTGCTCAAGACCATCACCAGCAGCCTTCACCCGGACGTGGACCTGGCCGCCTTCGCGGACGACCTGGCCGCCGCCATCAACCGCAGCGATCCCCATGATTCCGGCGAAGAGAGCCTGTTCGGACTTATCATGAGATACGTCCTCCTGGTCGGGGACGCACCACCAGAAGACTACGAAGCGTTGTTCACCCGCCTCGGACCCGCCGCACAGGAGGCCTACATGAGCACCACCTACGACCAGATCATCCAACGAGGCCGGGGCGAAGGCCTGCAACAAGGCCGGCGCCAATCGCAAGCCGAGACACTCGCGCGCCTCCTCACCCAGAAGTTCGGCCCCCTCCCCGAACACCACCAGGATCGTATCCAGCACGCCACCACCGACGAGCTCGACACCTGGACCGACCGCATCCTCACCGCCTCGACGCTCGAGGACGTCTTCCGCTAA
- a CDS encoding MerR family transcriptional regulator, whose translation MGHEQDKQHMQIGAVAERTGLSLRTIRYYEEVGLVTPSARTSGGFRLYTEADVARLRVAMGMKPLGFSLEEMRELMEARDAVGDQGVADGERAAARERLASFQADAEQRCATMRRRLNNAEAFAQTLQAELDATGPA comes from the coding sequence ATGGGACACGAGCAGGACAAGCAGCACATGCAGATCGGCGCGGTGGCTGAGCGCACCGGATTGTCCCTGCGCACCATCCGGTACTACGAAGAAGTAGGACTGGTCACGCCATCGGCCCGGACCAGCGGCGGCTTCCGGCTCTACACCGAGGCCGACGTGGCCCGGCTCCGGGTGGCGATGGGGATGAAGCCGCTCGGGTTCAGCCTCGAGGAGATGCGCGAACTGATGGAGGCCAGGGACGCCGTCGGGGATCAGGGCGTAGCCGACGGCGAGCGTGCGGCGGCCCGCGAACGACTCGCCTCCTTCCAGGCCGATGCGGAGCAGCGGTGCGCGACGATGCGACGGCGGCTGAACAATGCGGAGGCGTTCGCGCAGACGCTGCAGGCCGAGCTGGACGCAACCGGACCTGCCTGA
- a CDS encoding SulP family inorganic anion transporter — MPRDPLKECCVSNEAPAHIPDPAPKPQPVAGPPEADESYSVLATLKSPRRLRVEVLAGLVVALALIPEAISFSILAGVDPRLGLFASFTMAVTIAFVGGRPAMISAATGAVALVIAPVVRDHGIDYFIATVILAGVLQVIFGVLGVAKLMRFIPRMVMVGFVNALAILIFMAQLEHLIGVPWAVYPLVAVGVAIIVLLPRWTKVVPAPLVAIVLITAAVVLAAINVPTVGDQGDLPESLPELFFPDVPLTLETLQIIAPYAVAMALVGILESLMTAKLVDDITDTHSNKTRETWGQGVANIVTGFFGGMGGCAMIGQTMINVKASGARTRISTFLAGVFLLILVVALGDIVAIIPMAALVAVMIMVSVGTFDWHSIKPNTLKRLPKTEITVMVATVIVTVWTHNLAYGVLAGVVIAVILVAHRVAHFTTVTRLDASDEDDTRVYAVTGELFFASSNDLYYQFDYTGDPTNIVIDMSNAHIWDASSVAALDAITTKYEARGKNVRIVGMNEDSARRHELLAGHLGGDH; from the coding sequence ATGCCCCGCGACCCTCTGAAGGAATGCTGCGTGTCGAACGAAGCCCCAGCCCACATCCCTGATCCCGCGCCGAAACCGCAGCCCGTCGCGGGTCCACCGGAAGCGGACGAGTCCTACTCGGTCCTCGCCACCCTGAAATCGCCGCGGCGGTTGCGCGTCGAGGTGCTCGCCGGCCTCGTGGTGGCCCTGGCACTGATCCCCGAGGCGATCTCCTTCTCCATCCTCGCCGGAGTCGACCCGCGGCTGGGCCTGTTCGCCTCGTTCACGATGGCCGTCACGATCGCCTTCGTCGGTGGCCGCCCAGCCATGATCAGCGCCGCGACCGGCGCCGTCGCGCTCGTCATCGCGCCGGTCGTTCGTGATCATGGCATCGACTACTTCATCGCCACGGTCATCCTCGCTGGCGTCCTGCAGGTGATCTTCGGGGTGCTCGGCGTAGCCAAGCTGATGCGGTTCATCCCACGGATGGTGATGGTCGGCTTCGTCAACGCCCTCGCGATCCTGATCTTCATGGCCCAGCTGGAGCACCTCATCGGGGTGCCGTGGGCCGTGTACCCGCTGGTCGCCGTCGGGGTGGCGATCATCGTGCTACTGCCGCGCTGGACGAAGGTGGTGCCCGCGCCGCTGGTGGCGATCGTGCTGATCACCGCCGCCGTGGTGCTCGCCGCGATCAACGTGCCGACCGTGGGCGACCAGGGCGATCTGCCGGAGTCCCTGCCCGAGCTGTTCTTCCCCGACGTGCCGCTCACCCTGGAGACCCTGCAGATCATCGCTCCGTACGCCGTCGCCATGGCGCTCGTCGGCATCCTGGAGTCGCTGATGACCGCCAAGCTGGTCGACGACATCACCGACACCCACTCCAACAAGACCCGTGAGACCTGGGGTCAGGGTGTGGCGAACATCGTCACCGGCTTCTTCGGCGGCATGGGCGGTTGCGCGATGATCGGCCAGACGATGATCAACGTGAAGGCCTCCGGCGCCCGCACCCGCATCTCCACCTTCCTCGCCGGTGTGTTCCTGCTGATCCTGGTGGTGGCACTCGGCGACATCGTGGCGATCATCCCGATGGCGGCCCTGGTGGCCGTGATGATCATGGTCTCCGTGGGCACTTTCGACTGGCACTCCATCAAGCCGAACACCCTCAAGCGGCTGCCCAAGACCGAGATCACCGTGATGGTCGCCACCGTGATCGTGACGGTCTGGACCCACAACCTCGCCTACGGCGTGCTCGCCGGCGTAGTGATCGCGGTGATCCTCGTGGCTCATCGGGTGGCGCACTTCACCACCGTGACCCGCCTGGATGCCAGCGATGAGGACGATACTCGCGTCTACGCCGTGACCGGTGAACTCTTCTTCGCCTCCTCGAACGACCTGTACTACCAGTTCGACTACACCGGCGATCCGACGAACATCGTGATCGACATGTCCAATGCGCACATCTGGGACGCCTCCTCGGTGGCTGCTCTCGATGCGATCACCACGAAGTACGAGGCCCGCGGGAAGAACGTGCGGATCGTCGGGATGAACGAGGACAGCGCGCGCCGGCACGAGTTGCTCGCCGGGCACCTCGGTGGGGATCACTGA
- a CDS encoding glycosyltransferase encodes MTAPTRHRVMLVSRIFAPEPSAATFRLGALVRALAGAGARVEVVTAEAPDGAGSLGLVRPAEDGASGGSGARPGESGAWDARGGTGAAPAIPARVRRAPVLRDPSGYVRGYLPYLSFDVPLLWRLLRGSRPDVYVVEPPPTTGAVVRVIAALRGRSYVYYAADVWSDASASTGAPKVVVRLVRALESWVLRGAAVVLSVNEGVTERVRELGARQVVTVGNGVDTDVFTPGEASPADASPPADATLPTDASSPTGANPSADATPSARPTRSNPVASCESRSGYPERDSRGERGFQRASEIPDGPFLLYAGTASEWQGAEVFAEAMPRVLEEFPDAQVVFLGQGSSWDRLSMLAAGLPEGAITLHDPVSAAESAVWQRRASAALVSLRPGIGYDFAMPTKMFAALACGTPVIFAGPVTSPAARLVESECLGWVTDHDAGEVAEAMIAALRAADESVAETAAESEGDRLVAWVREHRSLAAVGERAADAVLSAVTSRG; translated from the coding sequence GTGACGGCGCCGACCAGGCACCGCGTGATGCTGGTCTCGCGGATCTTCGCCCCTGAGCCCTCTGCGGCCACGTTCCGCCTCGGTGCCCTGGTGCGCGCCCTGGCCGGTGCGGGTGCACGGGTGGAGGTGGTCACCGCTGAGGCCCCCGACGGCGCAGGCTCGCTCGGGTTGGTACGTCCGGCCGAGGATGGTGCGTCGGGTGGGAGTGGTGCGCGGCCTGGGGAAAGTGGTGCGTGGGATGCGCGCGGTGGCACCGGAGCCGCCCCGGCCATCCCGGCCCGGGTACGGCGGGCGCCGGTTCTCCGCGACCCCTCGGGCTATGTGCGCGGATACCTGCCGTACCTGAGCTTCGATGTGCCGCTGCTGTGGCGGCTGCTGCGCGGGTCGCGGCCCGATGTGTACGTGGTGGAGCCGCCGCCGACCACCGGGGCGGTGGTGCGGGTGATCGCGGCGCTGCGGGGGCGTTCGTATGTGTACTACGCGGCGGATGTGTGGTCCGACGCGTCCGCCTCGACCGGTGCGCCGAAAGTGGTGGTGCGTCTGGTGCGGGCGCTGGAGTCGTGGGTGCTGCGCGGGGCGGCGGTGGTGCTGTCGGTGAATGAGGGCGTCACCGAGCGGGTGCGCGAGCTGGGCGCCCGGCAGGTGGTGACGGTGGGCAATGGGGTGGATACGGACGTGTTCACGCCGGGGGAGGCGTCGCCTGCCGATGCCAGTCCGCCTGCCGATGCCACCCTCCCCACCGATGCCAGTTCGCCCACCGGTGCCAACCCCTCCGCCGACGCAACCCCGTCCGCCCGCCCCACGCGTTCGAATCCCGTTGCGTCATGCGAATCCCGCTCTGGCTACCCGGAGCGGGATTCCCGTGGCGAAAGGGGATTCCAACGGGCATCCGAGATCCCCGATGGCCCGTTCCTGCTGTACGCGGGGACGGCCTCGGAGTGGCAGGGGGCGGAGGTGTTCGCCGAGGCGATGCCCCGCGTGCTGGAGGAGTTCCCGGATGCGCAGGTGGTGTTCCTCGGGCAGGGCAGCTCGTGGGATCGGCTGAGCATGCTGGCCGCCGGGCTCCCCGAGGGGGCGATCACGCTGCATGACCCGGTCAGTGCCGCCGAGTCAGCGGTATGGCAGCGGCGGGCGAGTGCGGCGCTGGTGAGCCTGCGCCCGGGGATCGGGTACGACTTCGCGATGCCGACGAAGATGTTCGCGGCGCTCGCGTGCGGGACTCCGGTGATCTTCGCCGGACCGGTCACGAGCCCTGCGGCGCGGCTGGTGGAGAGTGAGTGCCTGGGCTGGGTCACCGATCACGACGCCGGTGAGGTGGCCGAGGCGATGATCGCTGCCCTGCGGGCCGCCGATGAGTCGGTCGCAGAGACCGCAGCCGAGTCCGAAGGTGACCGCCTCGTGGCGTGGGTACGGGAGCACCGGTCGCTGGCAGCAGTGGGGGAGCGGGCGGCCGATGCGGTGTTGAGCGCCGTGACCTCGCGGGGCTGA